One region of Pararhizobium qamdonense genomic DNA includes:
- a CDS encoding DUF982 domain-containing protein, translating to MCSSRSCQFPTIWLLMRVGERYKPVDTVMGAAELLLQEWPLSAGDGYLNALQACLTALKENGPSEAVAEALILAADEALMCYLSIVKRRTPAGRLNRSISRSRYRVPEEALTLGTSTRL from the coding sequence ATGTGTTCAAGCAGATCGTGCCAATTTCCTACAATTTGGCTGCTCATGCGTGTTGGGGAACGATACAAGCCGGTTGACACCGTCATGGGTGCGGCGGAACTGCTCCTTCAGGAGTGGCCGCTCAGCGCCGGTGATGGATATCTGAATGCTCTTCAAGCCTGCCTGACTGCGCTGAAAGAGAATGGGCCGAGTGAGGCCGTTGCAGAAGCGCTCATTCTGGCCGCAGACGAGGCACTCATGTGTTACCTCAGCATCGTCAAACGCCGAACGCCGGCCGGCCGGCTGAATAGGTCGATATCGCGTTCCCGTTACCGTGTCCCAGAGGAAGCGTTGACCTTGGGTACGAGTACGAGGCTTTGA
- a CDS encoding TOBE domain-containing protein, translating to MKISARNQIKGKIVEVTKGATTSHVRIDIGNGAIVTASITNQAVDELGLAVGGSAYAIIKASDVMIGVD from the coding sequence ATGAAAATCAGCGCGCGCAATCAAATCAAAGGCAAGATCGTCGAAGTGACAAAGGGTGCGACGACCTCCCATGTCCGCATCGACATCGGCAATGGGGCGATCGTCACGGCGTCGATCACCAATCAGGCTGTCGATGAACTCGGCCTTGCCGTCGGCGGATCCGCCTATGCCATCATCAAGGCTTCCGATGTGATGATCGGCGTCGATTGA
- the glsA gene encoding glutaminase A: MAVELKSILNDVAASVRKAAPGIYDEAVEKAKAAGKPVPAKTDFNQFGIAVFMRNGDVVSAGNASVGFPIQSISKVFALEVALEALGEKLWERVGRDPSGDPFNSIIDLERAKGIPRNPFINAGALVVCDSLVGLGGRAGPNRHVVDLVKRMLDGEAPDLDQDVMDSDRTGGDLNRSLMFMARHHGNLQHPVEKVMDAYIHQCAITLDCRGLAKAGRFLLLDDPEDEDGVKLRAARRARRILSIMMLCGQYDGSGDFAYRVGLPAKSGVGGGILAIAPHLASIAVWSPALDPMGNSWLGTLGLEYLTSKTDWSVFGASRRKLRGGGDDG, translated from the coding sequence ATGGCAGTAGAGCTCAAGTCCATTCTGAATGATGTCGCGGCGAGCGTCCGCAAGGCCGCACCAGGTATTTACGATGAGGCGGTTGAAAAGGCTAAGGCGGCGGGTAAACCCGTTCCAGCGAAGACGGATTTCAACCAGTTCGGCATCGCGGTGTTCATGCGCAATGGCGACGTGGTGTCTGCTGGCAATGCGAGCGTCGGTTTCCCCATTCAGTCGATTTCCAAGGTCTTTGCACTGGAGGTCGCCCTTGAAGCGCTCGGTGAGAAACTCTGGGAGCGCGTCGGCCGCGATCCGTCCGGCGATCCCTTCAATTCCATCATCGATCTGGAGCGTGCCAAGGGTATTCCGCGAAACCCGTTCATCAATGCCGGTGCGCTGGTCGTCTGCGATAGCCTGGTCGGGCTTGGCGGACGCGCAGGCCCCAACCGCCATGTGGTCGATCTGGTAAAACGCATGCTCGATGGTGAAGCCCCCGACCTCGATCAGGATGTGATGGACAGCGACCGTACCGGCGGCGATCTGAACCGCTCCCTGATGTTCATGGCCAGGCACCATGGCAATCTACAGCATCCGGTGGAGAAGGTCATGGACGCCTATATCCACCAATGCGCGATCACGCTGGATTGCCGGGGACTGGCAAAGGCGGGGCGTTTCCTCCTATTGGACGATCCGGAAGACGAGGACGGTGTCAAGCTGCGGGCCGCCCGCAGAGCGAGGCGCATCCTGTCGATCATGATGCTGTGCGGCCAATATGATGGCTCGGGTGATTTTGCCTACCGTGTCGGTCTTCCGGCAAAATCGGGCGTCGGTGGAGGCATCCTGGCGATCGCGCCGCACCTGGCGTCCATTGCCGTATGGTCACCGGCCCTGGACCCGATGGGCAATAGCTGGCTCGGCACGTTGGGGCTGGAATATCTCACATCCAAAACGGATTGGTCTGTTTTCGGCGCATCGCGCCGAAAACTTCGCGGTGGCGGTGATGACGGGTAG
- the xth gene encoding exodeoxyribonuclease III has product MKIATYNVNGVNGRLDVLLRWLRDASPDIVCLQELKAPDARFPVKEIESAGYGAIWHGQKSWNGVAILARGREPILTRKGLPGEPDIHSRYIEAAVEGMVIGCLYLPNGNPSPGPKYDYKLEWFKRFSMHAADMLKLGVPVVMAGDYNVIPTELDVYKPERWVDDALFRVEVRDAYRTLIRQGWTDALRKLNPDERIYTFWDYFRNAYGRDAGLRLDHLLLSPSVAKRLQSAGVDRHVRGWEHTSDHAPVWIELTEN; this is encoded by the coding sequence GTGAAGATCGCCACCTATAATGTAAACGGTGTCAATGGCCGCCTCGATGTTCTGTTGAGATGGTTGCGGGATGCATCGCCGGATATTGTCTGCCTGCAGGAGCTGAAAGCACCGGATGCCAGATTTCCGGTCAAGGAAATCGAGAGCGCTGGTTATGGCGCGATCTGGCACGGCCAAAAATCGTGGAACGGCGTTGCGATACTGGCCCGCGGCCGGGAACCGATCCTCACCCGCAAAGGACTGCCCGGCGAACCTGATATTCACAGCCGCTATATCGAGGCGGCAGTCGAAGGGATGGTCATCGGCTGTCTGTATCTTCCCAACGGAAATCCGTCGCCGGGACCGAAATACGACTACAAGCTCGAATGGTTCAAACGGTTCAGTATGCATGCGGCTGATATGCTCAAGCTGGGCGTTCCCGTGGTTATGGCAGGCGATTACAACGTGATCCCGACGGAACTCGATGTTTATAAGCCTGAGCGCTGGGTGGACGATGCGCTCTTTAGGGTCGAAGTCCGCGATGCCTACCGCACGCTCATCCGCCAGGGATGGACGGATGCGCTCCGGAAACTCAATCCCGATGAACGGATCTACACGTTCTGGGATTATTTCCGCAATGCCTATGGGCGGGACGCCGGCTTACGGCTTGATCACCTGCTGCTCAGTCCATCCGTTGCCAAGCGGCTCCAGAGCGCCGGTGTCGACAGACATGTCCGGGGATGGGAGCACACCAGCGATCACGCTCCGGTCTGGATTGAACTTACAGAGAATTGA
- a CDS encoding YihY/virulence factor BrkB family protein encodes MNESSGRASFGIEAEEPGRGRGAETPNEIPAKGLRDVFWRVVNEVMDDRVTLVAAGVSFYILLSLFPALGALVSLYGFIADPSTMLKHITFVADILPPGAFDIILAQLNVLVQAKPSSLSLGFLIGLMVALWSANSAVKAMFDAMNIAYGEAEKRGIVRLNLISLAFTGIALIFAAVLVAAIGGVPAVLSYLWLDRWQENLIRIGRWPVILLFVGTGIALIYHFGPSRESAKARWLSWGAVFSTLLWVTASILFSFYLETFADYQATYGALGALIGFMIWTWISVIIVIVGAELNAELEHQTARDTTTGTPRPLGERGAYVADTVGVAAD; translated from the coding sequence ATGAATGAGAGTAGCGGAAGGGCTTCCTTCGGGATCGAAGCGGAGGAACCTGGCAGGGGGCGGGGTGCGGAAACGCCGAACGAGATCCCGGCCAAGGGGCTGCGTGACGTCTTTTGGCGGGTGGTTAACGAGGTGATGGACGATAGGGTTACGCTTGTTGCAGCGGGCGTATCTTTTTATATCCTGCTCTCGTTGTTTCCAGCCTTGGGCGCCCTGGTTTCCCTGTATGGTTTTATTGCTGATCCCAGCACGATGTTGAAACATATCACGTTTGTAGCCGACATCCTGCCGCCGGGTGCCTTCGACATCATTCTCGCTCAGCTTAACGTGCTGGTTCAGGCAAAACCCTCATCCTTGAGCCTCGGCTTTCTGATTGGACTGATGGTGGCGCTTTGGAGCGCCAATAGCGCGGTCAAGGCCATGTTCGACGCGATGAATATCGCCTATGGCGAAGCGGAAAAGCGCGGCATTGTACGGCTCAACCTGATTTCGCTAGCCTTTACGGGTATCGCGTTGATCTTTGCGGCGGTGTTGGTCGCAGCGATCGGCGGCGTACCGGCGGTTCTTTCCTATTTGTGGCTGGATCGCTGGCAGGAGAATTTGATCCGTATCGGACGTTGGCCTGTCATCCTACTATTCGTCGGCACTGGCATTGCGCTGATATACCATTTTGGACCGAGCCGGGAATCGGCAAAGGCGCGATGGTTGAGCTGGGGTGCGGTCTTCAGCACCCTGCTCTGGGTCACGGCCTCGATCCTGTTTTCATTCTATCTTGAGACATTCGCAGACTATCAGGCCACGTATGGCGCATTGGGTGCTTTGATCGGCTTTATGATCTGGACATGGATTTCCGTGATCATCGTCATTGTCGGGGCGGAACTCAACGCGGAACTCGAACACCAGACCGCGCGCGATACGACCACGGGAACGCCGCGTCCGTTGGGAGAGCGGGGTGCCTATGTCGCCGATACCGTTGGCGTTGCTGCAGACTGA
- a CDS encoding catalase family protein: MPNSVPIRFSPDLEDIQPGEQETIQSLNETFDTILEKTAGDYGHAVRSVHAKAHGILQGKLEVKDGLPPELAQGLFAHPGSYTVFMRLSTNAGDILPDAVSLPRGLAMKVVGVDGERLPDAAGRTQDFVMVNGPVFQAKTAEKFLGSLKMLAKTTDRMEGTKTVLSSVLQTVNSALETVGLASSTVQSLGGAPNVDPLGETYFSVTPFRYGDHVAKFSLKPVSSSLTKRTGEIINTSVSEDAIRETVQAEMQTISGEWEFQVQLCRDIEAQPIEDPTVEWDQDDAPFITVATVTAAPQDSWSDETVRQVNEEMRFSVWTGLAAHQPLGNINRARKAPYEHSAKFRERFNHCPIHEPQ; this comes from the coding sequence ATGCCGAATAGCGTACCTATCCGCTTCTCCCCGGACCTTGAGGACATCCAGCCCGGTGAGCAGGAAACCATCCAGAGCTTGAACGAAACCTTCGATACGATCCTTGAAAAGACGGCCGGTGATTATGGCCATGCGGTACGTTCGGTGCATGCCAAGGCGCACGGAATTCTGCAGGGAAAGCTGGAGGTCAAGGACGGCCTGCCGCCGGAACTTGCGCAGGGCCTGTTTGCACACCCCGGCAGCTATACGGTGTTCATGCGGCTTTCCACCAATGCCGGCGATATCCTGCCCGATGCCGTTTCCCTGCCGCGCGGCCTGGCCATGAAGGTGGTCGGTGTCGATGGTGAGCGCTTGCCCGATGCGGCTGGCCGGACCCAGGATTTCGTGATGGTCAATGGTCCGGTTTTTCAGGCAAAGACCGCTGAAAAATTTCTCGGCAGCCTGAAGATGCTGGCCAAGACCACCGACAGGATGGAGGGTACGAAAACCGTGCTGTCGAGCGTGTTGCAGACCGTCAACAGTGCGCTGGAGACAGTCGGACTAGCAAGCTCGACGGTTCAGTCTCTGGGTGGCGCGCCGAATGTCGATCCACTCGGCGAAACCTATTTCAGCGTCACGCCCTTCCGCTACGGCGACCATGTTGCAAAATTCAGCCTCAAGCCCGTATCTTCCTCGCTCACAAAGCGCACCGGCGAAATTATCAATACCAGCGTCAGCGAGGATGCGATCCGGGAAACCGTCCAGGCCGAGATGCAGACTATCTCCGGGGAATGGGAATTCCAGGTCCAGCTCTGTCGCGATATCGAGGCACAACCGATCGAAGACCCGACCGTGGAATGGGATCAGGACGATGCGCCCTTCATCACCGTGGCGACGGTGACGGCGGCGCCGCAGGACAGCTGGAGCGACGAGACGGTCAGACAAGTCAACGAAGAGATGCGGTTCAGCGTCTGGACAGGACTTGCCGCACATCAGCCGCTCGGAAATATCAACCGGGCGCGCAAGGCACCCTATGAACACTCGGCCAAATTCCGGGAACGGTTCAACCACTGTCCCATCCACGAACCGCAGTAA
- a CDS encoding FdhF/YdeP family oxidoreductase, translating into MPPIPAVSGFLRFLDKLVRGPIVADQIPNPESEGPAGGWGSVKSIAHMFGDARPSPAVLDTLAHQNKPGGFQCVSCAWPKPVNYHPFEFCENGAKATLSDLTSARCTPAFWDTHTVSDLRDWKDYDLEKTGRLTEPMRYDAAKDRYVAVTWEQAFADIGKTLRALPRDDVVFYSSGHAGLEAAYLYALLARAYGNNNLPQSSNMCHETTSVGLNKVIGSPVGTIIWEDLEKADAFFFFGQNPGSNSPRFLHPLQEAKKRGARIVTFNPVVEQGLVSFVNPQNPMDMLTGHETQISDEYLQVRAGGDIAAILGLCKVVVEADDAALANGTGRVIDTEFIVEHTTGFYQFIACVRETPWSDIERESGLTEQAIRRAGDIYIGAERVIGVYGMGLTQHSQGAINVGLLVNLLLLRGNIGREGAGCCPVRGHSNVQGQRTVGIAEKTKLIPMDKLKQLFDFDPPVKDGTTIVDAVKGLMAGKIKAFISLGGNLVRAVPDQKEMERAWATQDLTVMVSTKLNRSHLFPGKQAYILPCLSRAELDMQATGNQAVSVEDSFSPISGSIGKRGPASKHLKSELAIVTGIAKAVLDHNPRLKWDEWTADYSLVRKLIEFTYPEDFKDYNARMFQPGGFYRGNDAHNRVWNTQEKKAVFTTPAQLNALSFKDTAGRFRLSTLRSNDQFNTTIYGYSDRFRGIEGTRDVVMMCEEDIAASGLHAGQTVALVSDFEDGVRRTMPGLTVTAHNLPRGTIAAYYPEANVLNSIDHHDELSKTPASKAIPVRIEA; encoded by the coding sequence ATGCCGCCGATCCCGGCGGTGTCCGGATTTTTGCGTTTCCTCGATAAACTAGTGCGAGGCCCAATCGTGGCAGACCAGATCCCCAATCCAGAATCCGAAGGACCAGCCGGTGGTTGGGGTTCGGTAAAATCGATCGCCCATATGTTTGGCGATGCCCGTCCCTCTCCGGCAGTCCTGGACACACTGGCGCATCAAAACAAGCCGGGCGGCTTCCAATGCGTTTCCTGCGCCTGGCCTAAGCCCGTCAACTATCATCCGTTCGAATTTTGCGAAAACGGCGCCAAGGCAACGCTTTCGGATTTGACAAGCGCGCGTTGCACGCCCGCGTTCTGGGATACGCATACCGTCTCGGATCTTCGTGACTGGAAAGATTATGATCTGGAGAAGACGGGGCGGCTGACGGAGCCCATGCGCTATGACGCGGCAAAAGATCGATATGTCGCGGTGACGTGGGAGCAGGCCTTCGCGGATATTGGCAAGACGCTGAGAGCGCTGCCCCGTGACGATGTGGTATTCTACTCGTCCGGCCATGCCGGGCTGGAAGCCGCCTACCTCTATGCTCTGCTTGCACGCGCCTATGGCAACAACAATCTGCCGCAGAGTTCGAACATGTGCCACGAGACGACATCCGTCGGCCTCAACAAGGTCATCGGCTCGCCCGTTGGAACCATCATCTGGGAAGACCTTGAAAAGGCCGATGCCTTCTTCTTCTTCGGGCAAAATCCCGGCTCAAACAGTCCACGGTTTCTGCATCCGCTCCAGGAGGCAAAGAAGCGCGGCGCGCGCATCGTCACATTCAATCCGGTTGTCGAACAGGGGCTTGTGTCCTTCGTCAACCCGCAAAACCCGATGGATATGCTGACGGGTCACGAGACGCAGATTTCCGATGAATATCTGCAGGTGCGCGCCGGCGGCGACATAGCCGCGATCCTCGGTCTTTGCAAAGTGGTCGTCGAGGCTGATGATGCGGCCCTTGCCAATGGCACCGGGCGTGTCATCGACACGGAATTTATCGTTGAACACACAACCGGCTTTTATCAATTCATCGCTTGCGTGCGGGAAACGCCGTGGAGCGATATCGAGCGGGAAAGCGGCCTGACTGAACAGGCGATCCGGCGTGCTGGCGACATCTATATCGGCGCCGAACGCGTGATCGGCGTTTACGGAATGGGCCTGACCCAGCATTCCCAAGGCGCGATCAACGTCGGCCTGCTGGTCAACCTTTTGCTGTTACGCGGCAATATTGGCCGGGAAGGTGCAGGGTGCTGTCCGGTTCGCGGACATTCCAATGTCCAGGGCCAGCGGACTGTCGGCATTGCCGAAAAGACCAAGCTCATTCCGATGGACAAGCTGAAACAGCTTTTCGACTTCGATCCGCCGGTCAAGGATGGCACCACCATTGTCGATGCGGTGAAAGGTTTGATGGCGGGCAAGATCAAGGCGTTTATTTCGCTTGGCGGAAACCTTGTTCGCGCTGTCCCGGACCAAAAAGAGATGGAACGTGCCTGGGCCACCCAGGACCTCACGGTCATGGTATCGACGAAGCTCAATCGCAGCCATCTTTTCCCGGGCAAACAAGCCTATATCCTGCCCTGTCTGTCGCGTGCCGAGCTGGACATGCAGGCTACCGGAAACCAGGCGGTATCCGTCGAGGACAGCTTCTCGCCTATTTCCGGGTCAATCGGAAAACGTGGCCCTGCATCCAAGCATCTGAAAAGCGAACTGGCGATTGTGACCGGAATTGCCAAGGCAGTTCTCGATCACAATCCGCGATTGAAATGGGATGAATGGACGGCAGATTACAGTCTTGTCCGCAAGCTCATTGAGTTCACCTATCCTGAGGATTTCAAGGACTACAACGCGCGCATGTTTCAGCCTGGCGGCTTTTATCGCGGCAATGATGCGCATAACCGCGTCTGGAATACGCAGGAAAAGAAGGCAGTCTTCACGACGCCGGCCCAGTTGAACGCTTTGTCATTCAAAGATACTGCAGGCCGGTTCAGACTATCGACGCTGCGCTCGAACGATCAGTTCAACACCACGATCTATGGCTATTCCGACCGTTTCCGCGGCATCGAGGGAACGCGGGATGTGGTCATGATGTGCGAAGAGGATATTGCGGCATCGGGTCTTCATGCGGGCCAGACCGTAGCACTTGTCAGCGATTTCGAAGACGGTGTGCGGCGTACAATGCCCGGACTGACTGTGACTGCTCACAATCTGCCGAGGGGCACGATTGCTGCCTATTATCCCGAAGCCAATGTGCTGAACTCCATCGATCACCACGACGAACTGTCGAAAACACCCGCCTCCAAAGCAATTCCTGTGCGGATCGAGGCGTAA
- a CDS encoding DUF3140 domain-containing protein — MTDQKIDRDKVAEEFGEAVNMTPAAIEKWLETEDSKSVGWPKDGSQESVGHHSGRRIVQIKRKKKADLTEDDYVHMRKVVGYVHRHLAQGGPDEDREHSAWRYSLMNWGHDPLKK; from the coding sequence ATGACAGATCAAAAGATCGACCGCGACAAGGTCGCTGAAGAGTTTGGCGAAGCGGTCAACATGACGCCTGCGGCGATCGAAAAATGGCTAGAGACGGAAGACAGCAAATCGGTTGGCTGGCCGAAGGACGGAAGCCAGGAATCGGTCGGTCACCATTCCGGCCGCCGCATCGTGCAAATCAAACGAAAGAAAAAAGCGGATTTAACCGAAGACGACTATGTGCATATGCGCAAGGTGGTTGGGTATGTCCATCGGCACCTTGCACAGGGCGGGCCGGACGAGGACCGCGAACATTCCGCCTGGCGCTACTCGCTGATGAACTGGGGGCACGATCCGTTGAAAAAATAA
- a CDS encoding hypervirulence associated TUDOR domain-containing protein: MSENLKKGDKVTWETSQGKTEGKVVKKQTSDTKIKGHTVKATPSDPQMIVESAKSGKRAAHKPEALKKKS, translated from the coding sequence ATGAGCGAAAATCTGAAAAAGGGTGACAAGGTCACCTGGGAAACCAGCCAGGGTAAAACCGAGGGCAAGGTCGTGAAGAAGCAGACATCCGATACCAAGATCAAGGGTCACACGGTGAAAGCGACGCCGTCCGATCCGCAGATGATCGTGGAGAGTGCGAAGTCCGGGAAACGCGCGGCGCACAAGCCTGAGGCCCTGAAGAAGAAAAGCTGA
- the treZ gene encoding malto-oligosyltrehalose trehalohydrolase: MSADITRVSGANTPVTGQRWGPRRLADGSFRFQLWAPAEDAVDLLLNGTKYPMTKTGDGWHHVETAAAVGSIYGFVLTDGNLVGDPASRQQVLNLDGPSVLTSSDHYLWQNSGWIGRPWEEAVFYEIHIGAFTDEGTFRAAIGKLPYLASLGITAVEIMPLAHFPGIRGWGYDGVLQFAPHNAYGSPDDVRAFVDTAHGLGMMVFLDVVYNHFGPEGNYLGQYAPGFFRKDADTPWGAAIDYEKDEVRSYFIENVLYWLKDFRLDGLRFDAIDQIKDDSDIHILEQIVRSVRQETGGRHIHLITENPANGTDLMAAQTDGRFYKADWNDDFHHAMHVAITGEDTGYFEPFKDDTWNKLRHVLASGYLKPGQSIVSENPPPTESLPPTAFIHFLQNHDQVGNRALGDRLHLSTDRHLYRALTEMLLLSPQIPLMFMGDEHLSLSPFHFFADYTGDIAKAVRDNRPKQAANFGGLPKGTRDEDIPDPNAHATFTRSKIDWTMADTEGALAWSGFIRRLIALRQEKIVPLLADAAGYAGAVIDAPHRCLFIDWTFGARTLQLRANLSDEDVAMPVGLGDRIFPAESVEQFGLPAATIQMFIR, translated from the coding sequence ATGAGCGCTGACATCACCAGGGTTTCGGGCGCGAACACACCGGTAACCGGGCAGCGCTGGGGACCTCGGCGCCTGGCCGATGGCAGCTTCCGGTTCCAGCTTTGGGCACCGGCCGAAGATGCCGTCGATCTTCTCTTGAATGGCACGAAGTATCCAATGACCAAGACAGGAGACGGATGGCATCATGTCGAGACGGCTGCTGCTGTCGGATCTATCTACGGTTTCGTTTTGACAGATGGAAATCTGGTGGGTGATCCGGCGTCGCGCCAACAGGTCCTCAATCTCGATGGACCTTCGGTTCTCACCAGTTCAGATCATTACCTTTGGCAGAATTCAGGATGGATCGGCCGGCCGTGGGAAGAGGCGGTGTTTTACGAGATTCATATTGGTGCCTTCACAGACGAGGGAACATTCCGGGCCGCCATCGGCAAGCTGCCCTATCTGGCAAGCTTGGGCATCACCGCTGTTGAGATCATGCCGCTTGCGCATTTTCCGGGGATACGCGGCTGGGGTTACGATGGCGTCCTGCAGTTTGCGCCGCATAACGCCTATGGCAGCCCGGATGATGTCAGGGCGTTCGTCGATACCGCCCATGGTCTGGGGATGATGGTGTTTCTCGACGTTGTCTACAATCATTTCGGCCCGGAGGGGAACTACCTCGGCCAATACGCGCCCGGCTTTTTTCGCAAGGATGCCGATACGCCCTGGGGGGCCGCAATTGATTACGAAAAGGATGAGGTTCGATCGTATTTCATCGAAAACGTGCTGTATTGGCTAAAAGATTTCCGGTTGGATGGGCTTCGCTTCGACGCCATCGATCAGATCAAAGACGATAGCGATATTCACATCCTTGAGCAGATCGTGCGCTCCGTTCGCCAGGAGACCGGCGGGCGGCATATCCATCTGATCACGGAGAACCCAGCAAATGGCACCGATCTCATGGCCGCTCAGACTGACGGCCGTTTTTACAAGGCCGACTGGAATGATGATTTCCATCACGCGATGCACGTTGCCATTACGGGCGAAGATACCGGGTATTTCGAGCCATTCAAGGACGATACCTGGAACAAGCTGCGGCATGTTCTGGCAAGCGGATATTTGAAGCCTGGCCAATCCATCGTAAGCGAAAACCCGCCGCCAACAGAATCCCTGCCACCGACCGCCTTCATTCATTTTCTGCAAAACCACGACCAGGTGGGAAACCGGGCGTTGGGAGACCGGCTGCATCTGAGCACGGATCGCCATCTTTACCGGGCGCTGACGGAGATGCTGCTGTTGTCGCCGCAAATACCGTTGATGTTCATGGGCGACGAGCATCTCTCGCTCAGCCCGTTTCATTTCTTCGCGGATTATACGGGTGATATCGCAAAGGCTGTCCGGGACAACCGGCCCAAACAGGCTGCAAACTTTGGCGGCCTTCCCAAGGGAACGCGGGATGAGGATATTCCGGATCCAAACGCGCATGCCACGTTTACCCGCAGCAAGATCGACTGGACCATGGCCGATACCGAAGGCGCCTTGGCGTGGTCCGGCTTCATCCGCCGCCTCATTGCTCTTCGCCAGGAAAAGATCGTGCCTCTGCTTGCGGATGCGGCCGGCTATGCGGGGGCGGTTATCGACGCTCCGCATCGTTGCTTGTTTATCGACTGGACCTTCGGTGCTCGAACGCTGCAACTGCGGGCAAACCTGTCCGACGAGGACGTTGCAATGCCGGTTGGTCTGGGCGACCGGATATTTCCAGCCGAAAGTGTTGAACAGTTTGGTCTACCTGCTGCCACCATACAGATGTTCATCCGCTAG
- a CDS encoding SDR family oxidoreductase, which translates to MSKRVALVTGAGSGIGRASALVLAREGYAIGALGHSEDDLADVVREIVSDGGQAVLLKADISNESQMRGAAAELVERFGRLDAVIANAGINGVWAPIDDLTLEEWNNTIAVNLTGTFLTINTTVPHLKASGGGSIVVVSSINGTRTFTTPGATAYTATKAGQVAMVQQLALELARHHIRINAVCPGEIDTNIESNTSLRKEDETAIPVIWPDGQVPITGGHPGRSEDVADVIAFLASGKARHITGSPIWVDGGQGLLR; encoded by the coding sequence ATGAGCAAACGGGTGGCGTTGGTTACGGGAGCGGGGTCCGGCATAGGACGCGCATCAGCGCTTGTTCTTGCACGGGAAGGATATGCCATTGGGGCGCTGGGACACAGCGAAGATGATCTAGCGGATGTGGTGCGGGAGATTGTGTCGGATGGCGGTCAGGCTGTGTTGCTGAAGGCGGATATTTCCAATGAATCTCAGATGCGCGGCGCAGCGGCTGAACTTGTCGAACGTTTCGGCCGGCTTGATGCTGTTATTGCCAATGCGGGCATCAATGGTGTGTGGGCACCGATCGATGATCTGACGCTTGAGGAGTGGAACAACACGATCGCTGTGAACCTGACGGGCACGTTCCTGACCATCAACACGACCGTACCCCATCTGAAAGCGTCAGGCGGCGGATCGATCGTGGTGGTCTCCTCCATCAACGGCACCCGCACTTTCACGACACCCGGTGCCACAGCCTATACCGCAACCAAGGCAGGGCAGGTCGCGATGGTCCAGCAGCTCGCGCTTGAACTGGCGCGCCATCACATTCGGATCAACGCCGTTTGTCCCGGCGAGATCGACACGAATATCGAATCCAACACGTCGCTGCGCAAAGAGGATGAGACGGCAATTCCAGTGATATGGCCGGATGGACAGGTCCCGATCACCGGGGGACATCCGGGCCGCAGCGAGGATGTCGCTGACGTCATTGCATTCCTTGCTTCCGGCAAAGCCCGGCATATTACAGGTTCGCCCATCTGGGTTGATGGCGGACAGGGGCTGTTGCGATGA